One window of Thermoplasma sp. Kam2015 genomic DNA carries:
- a CDS encoding DNA adenine methylase, translating to MIAYECGLLTEDNDMRNLTPLRFPGNKRWLVDYVKDFIRYHNLNNIIAEPYGGSVSISFGLLEMNIITKAYINDKNPMIYAFWYSVFNLNQELIDEIKNLSRDITVERYYELKENYKRFINSKIGNNDADMVEYASTFLFLNRTSYSGIVKGGPIGGKKQESKYKIYCRFGVENIINKINYLYRFRNHVKLYNLDGIEFIKEFHNEYPNSLLYIDPPYFKAGKDLYDFYFNVDNHIMLANLLLGNEISNPWLVSYDDSEFIKELYAKIGIFSDRMPARKYKYLPRKYSISSNKRNAYEIFFSNKKIPPH from the coding sequence ATGATAGCATACGAATGTGGACTATTAACTGAGGATAATGATATGCGGAATTTAACGCCCCTAAGATTTCCAGGAAACAAAAGATGGTTAGTAGATTATGTAAAAGATTTCATAAGATATCATAATTTGAACAATATAATCGCTGAACCTTACGGGGGAAGCGTATCTATATCTTTTGGATTATTAGAGATGAACATCATTACAAAAGCATATATTAATGATAAAAACCCGATGATTTATGCGTTTTGGTATTCGGTATTTAATTTGAATCAGGAATTAATAGACGAGATAAAAAATTTGTCAAGGGATATCACAGTCGAAAGATATTATGAATTGAAAGAAAATTATAAAAGATTCATTAATTCAAAAATAGGGAATAATGATGCTGATATGGTTGAGTATGCATCTACATTCCTGTTTTTAAATAGAACGTCTTATTCTGGAATAGTTAAAGGTGGGCCTATCGGAGGAAAAAAACAGGAATCCAAATATAAGATATATTGCAGATTTGGAGTAGAGAACATAATAAATAAGATAAATTACTTATATAGATTTAGGAATCATGTAAAATTATATAATTTAGATGGCATAGAATTTATCAAAGAATTTCATAATGAATATCCAAATAGCTTGTTATATATTGATCCTCCATACTTTAAGGCTGGCAAAGATCTTTATGATTTTTATTTCAACGTCGATAATCATATAATGCTTGCCAATCTACTATTGGGCAATGAAATAAGCAATCCGTGGCTTGTTTCTTATGATGACAGCGAATTTATCAAAGAACTATATGCTAAAATAGGTATTTTTTCTGATAGAATGCCAGCTAGAAAGTATAAATATTTGCCTAGGAAATATTCAATTTCTTCTAATAAAAGGAATGCGTATGAAATATTTTTTTCAAATAAAAAAATACCTCCACATTAA
- a CDS encoding DNA methyltransferase → MNSDSLRIGKISEEEEQNNVYPLIILNHDVNKYKPLYINFNRTCTCPPNHLNCLSAKEWLKRQVGIWEFFYEKRDIRDKEIHPATFPISLARQVIELFTHQGELVLDPFVGSGTTLVAAQDLNRNAVGFDLQEKYIRLSGERLAIQRIFGSSKQIAIQDDARNISDYLLDNTVSLIFTSPPYANLLNRERKNKSRRMRNNSQLGRIEQYSQDPRDLGTLPIEDYTRAMGDIFEPLLKKLKPKGHCVINVPDMWWENKRIAIHVHLINEMTARGYELRNIIIWDRRNIVNQMGIFGWPNNYITMGVTFEYLLDFWKPDKGVNEDDNLHKE, encoded by the coding sequence ATGAACTCTGATAGTCTAAGAATTGGAAAGATTAGCGAGGAGGAAGAGCAAAACAATGTATATCCGTTGATAATCCTAAACCATGATGTGAATAAATACAAACCACTTTACATAAACTTCAATCGCACTTGTACCTGTCCTCCGAATCATCTCAACTGCCTAAGTGCAAAAGAATGGCTTAAAAGACAGGTCGGAATATGGGAATTCTTTTACGAAAAGAGAGATATTAGGGATAAGGAGATCCACCCCGCTACCTTCCCAATCTCGTTAGCAAGACAGGTAATTGAATTATTTACTCATCAGGGCGAACTCGTATTAGATCCCTTTGTTGGGAGTGGAACAACTCTTGTGGCAGCTCAGGATTTAAATAGAAATGCGGTTGGTTTTGATCTTCAAGAAAAATATATTAGACTATCTGGAGAAAGGTTAGCAATACAGAGGATATTCGGCAGCTCAAAGCAAATTGCTATTCAGGATGATGCGAGAAATATATCTGACTATCTTCTGGATAATACAGTTAGCCTCATATTTACGTCTCCGCCATATGCGAATCTTCTTAATAGAGAAAGAAAGAACAAATCAAGGAGAATGAGGAATAATAGCCAGCTTGGAAGAATAGAACAGTATTCCCAGGATCCAAGAGATTTAGGAACACTTCCTATAGAAGACTATACCAGGGCTATGGGAGATATTTTTGAACCACTTCTAAAAAAACTTAAGCCTAAAGGCCATTGTGTTATTAATGTTCCTGATATGTGGTGGGAAAATAAGCGAATAGCGATTCATGTCCATCTCATAAATGAAATGACGGCAAGAGGTTATGAGCTAAGAAACATAATAATATGGGATAGGAGAAATATAGTGAATCAGATGGGTATTTTTGGATGGCCAAACAATTATATTACGATGGGAGTGACCTTCGAATATCTTCTTGATTTTTGGAAGCCAGATAAGGGGGTAAATGAAGATGATAATTTACACAAAGAATGA
- a CDS encoding zinc-ribbon domain-containing protein translates to MMMHYREKTKICPVCGYENPEEVKFCMNCGAKLS, encoded by the coding sequence ATGATGATGCACTACCGCGAGAAGACGAAAATATGTCCGGTATGCGGATACGAGAATCCTGAAGAAGTCAAGTTCTGCATGAACTGCGGGGCGAAACTGAGTTGA
- a CDS encoding MvaI/BcnI family restriction endonuclease — MIIYTKNELIERLREIKNMGYVDCTRPANDGCVGNTLEDLLGIEENNIPLANSGEWELKAQRASTKSLITLTHFEPSPRSVEFVSKVLLPYYGWPHESIEGEMSFRQTLKATERTDRGFTIIVNYSQRRVEVSFDASKVDMRHSEWLKTVEKRVGLGELDPQPYWGFDDLFHKFGSKMPNCIYARAEVEIGSPIEKGRIDGRISNNERYWYSEIYMCSTLDQDKILRAISDGIIYVDFDARTHHNHGTKFRMEQGYLPMLYKNVFKIE; from the coding sequence ATGATAATTTACACAAAGAATGAGCTGATAGAGAGACTAAGGGAAATAAAGAATATGGGCTATGTTGATTGTACCAGACCTGCTAATGACGGTTGTGTTGGAAATACTCTAGAAGATCTTCTTGGGATTGAAGAGAACAACATACCTTTGGCTAACAGCGGAGAATGGGAATTAAAAGCGCAGAGAGCATCAACCAAATCCCTTATAACACTCACTCATTTTGAGCCATCTCCAAGGTCTGTTGAATTTGTTTCAAAGGTATTACTTCCTTATTATGGGTGGCCTCACGAATCAATAGAAGGAGAAATGAGTTTTAGACAGACACTCAAAGCAACTGAAAGAACGGATAGAGGTTTCACTATAATCGTTAATTATAGCCAGAGGAGGGTGGAGGTATCGTTTGATGCAAGCAAAGTAGACATGAGACATTCCGAATGGCTTAAAACGGTTGAAAAAAGGGTTGGTTTGGGAGAATTGGATCCGCAACCTTATTGGGGATTTGATGATCTTTTCCATAAGTTTGGATCAAAAATGCCAAACTGTATTTATGCGAGAGCTGAAGTTGAGATAGGATCGCCGATAGAAAAAGGACGTATTGATGGGAGAATCTCAAACAACGAAAGGTATTGGTATTCTGAAATATACATGTGTTCTACTCTTGATCAAGATAAGATCCTAAGAGCAATTTCCGATGGAATCATTTACGTAGATTTTGATGCCAGAACCCATCATAATCATGGTACAAAATTCAGAATGGAACAAGGTTATCTCCCGATGC